TGGGTGTGGATGCGGCCTCTTATAAATCAGTCAGTGACGATGAGTTGCTGACGATCTCCGAAAAAGAAAATCGTATTCTTCTTACTAAAGACCGCCGCTTATTTCACAGAATTCCCGAAGGGCGCGGTTATCTTGTCCAAAGTGAACCCCCTGAAGAACAACTGCTTGAAGTTTTAAAACATTTTTCTATAGGGGAAAGTGACGAGGCTTTAGCGCGCTGTTTTGAATGCAATACACTTATCGAAGAAGTACCGAAAGAATCTGCGCGGGGGCGCGTGGATGCAAAGACCTTTGCAATTTACGGTGTCTTTTATGAGTGTCCGACATGTCATCGCATCTATTGGGAAGGTTCGCACTTTGAAAAACTTCTTAAGAAAG
This region of Bdellovibrio sp. BCCA genomic DNA includes:
- a CDS encoding Mut7-C RNAse domain-containing protein, yielding MNDEIQFLVDENLLGLVRQLRMMGVDAASYKSVSDDELLTISEKENRILLTKDRRLFHRIPEGRGYLVQSEPPEEQLLEVLKHFSIGESDEALARCFECNTLIEEVPKESARGRVDAKTFAIYGVFYECPTCHRIYWEGSHFEKLLKKVERIRNAVRK